The window GTACGGGTCCGGGCATGATCCGCCCTCCTCCGTCGCGTCGGGGGCGTGCTGCGGCCGCCGATGCCGTCACCTCGGCACGAACCGCTCCTCCCTCCACCCAATCGCGTTTCGGCACCGCCCGCGAGCCGGGCCGAACCGGGCCGATCCGGGCCGGACGACAGCCGTACGCGTCCACAGGGGGGCGGATCCACGGCCCGCGCGCTATCCTCCGCGCCATGTTGATTGACATGAGCATGCAGTTACGGGTGCGGTCGCGCGCCCTGGTGTGCCTCCTCGTGCTGGCCCTCCTGGGGACAGTGACCACAGCGGCCGCCGCACCCCGGGTGGCGGCCCCCTCCACGGCCACCACGAACACCGCCGACGCCGCAGCACGAGCCGCCGCCACCGCCCGCTGGGGCGACCGGCGGCTCGACGAGGCCGCCTTCCTGACCACCCACAACGCCTTCACCAACTACGAGGACTCCCGCTGGAGTTCGGTCAACCAGTCCGAGTCCGTACGCGCCCAGCTCGACAACGGCGTCCGCGGCCTGAGCCTGGACACGCACTGGTACGAGCGCAGCACGTGGCTGTGCATCATCAGCTTCGGCAGTGACTGCTACCCCAGCGACGTGTACCTGTGCCACGGCGACTGCAAGACCTTCGCCGGGGCCACCTACGCCCTGCCGCGCCAGACCTTCCACGGCACGATGCAGACCGTGGTGGACTTCCTCGCCACCCACCCGCAGGAGGTCGTGACCGTCTTCCTGGAGGACTACGTCGGCGCCGATCAGCTGCAGCAGTCCCTCAGCCGGGTCAGGGGCCTGCAGGACATGGTGTTCCGGCCCGACGAGTGGGGCACGCGGCAGCACGGCTGGCCGAAGGTGGCCGATCTCGTCACCTCGGGCAAGCGCCTGCTGATCTTCTCCGACCGGTCCGACCGGGAACACCTGGGCGTGATGTACGACCGGTCCTGGACGGTGAGCAACTTCTGGAGCCTGGGCGACCTGGGCAACGACCTCACCTGCGTCAGCCGCTGGGGCGACGTACCGCTGGACCGCCAGGAGCCCGGATTCCGGCGGCTGTTCACGATGAGCCACCACCGCAACGTGCCCACGGTCCTCACCGCGGCACTGGACAACGGCAGCAAGCTGAGGAACCGCATCGCCGATCAGTGCCGGCCCGCGGCCGGGGGCCGCGATCCGAACTTCGTCTCCGTCGACTTCCACCGTCTGTCGGACGGCAGCGGCCACACGCCCGCCTCGATCGTCGCGGAGCTCAACGCCCGCCCCTGAGGGGCCGGAACGCGGGCGGCCTGCCCGTCGGGCGGCCCGTCACCCGGGCGGCCGGGCTCCGGTCAGCCGGCCGCCCGCGCGCCCAGTGACCGGCGCTCCTCCTCGGTCAGGCCGCCCCACACACCGTAGGGCTCCTGGACGCGCAGTGCGTGGTTCAGGCATTGCGCCCGCACCGGGCACAGCGCGCACACCTCCTTGGCCTCCTGCTCCCGCGCGGCGCGGTCCTCGCCGCGCTCCCCCGCCGGGTGGAAGAAGCGGTCCGTACCGAGTGCCCGGCACGCCGCGTCCTCCTGCCACGACCAGAGGTGCTCCGCACGGCCCGGCAGGCGTGCCACCTTCGACATCACTCGACTCCTCTCGTCCACGTTCCGTATGTCCTTGTCGTCCGGTCCCCCCTCACGCGTCTGACCCGGGTCCGCGTTTCGAAACACGGTCGGCCCACGTCGGCGGCTCGGCGGCCGTGGACGTCGAGACCCGCGGCAGGGCGTAGGGGTGCTTCTCCGCCAGCCACGCGACCAGCTGTTCGCGTACCACGCAGCGGGCGGTCCACAGGTCGTCGGGGTCCTTCGCGGTGACGATCGCCCGCACCACGATGGTGGTGGCCGTGGTGTCGGTGACCGCCAGGTCCCAGCCCCGGCCGTCCCACGCCTCACAGCTGTCCAGGACCTCCTTGAGCTTCTCGCGCATCAGCGCCACGGGGGCGGTGTGGTCGCAGTGGAGGAACACCGTGCCGGTCATCTGGATCCCGCCGCGCGACCAGTTCTCGAAGGGCCGTCCCGTGAAGTACGACACGGGCATCGTGATCCGGCGCTCGTCCCAGGTGCGCACGGCAAGGAAGGTCAGCGTGACCTCCTCGACGACACCCCACTCCCCGGCGACGACGACCGTATCGCCGATGCGCACCATGTCGCCGAAGGCGATCTGGAAGCCGGCGAAGAGGTTGCCGAGGGTGGACTGGGCGGCCACGCCCGCGACGATGCCGATGATGCCGGCCGAGGCCAGCAGCGAGGTGCCCACGGCGCGCAGGTCGGGGAAGGTCAGCAGCATCGCGGCGGCGGCCACCACGACGACCACGGCGGTGACGATCCTCATGATGAGCGTCACCTGGGTGCGCACCCGCCGGAGCCGGGAGGGGTCACGTGTGCCGAGCGCGTAGCGCGCGTACGTGGACTCCACCACGGCTGAGGTGACGAGGACGACGCACCACGCGCTCGCCCCGATCAGCACGAGCGTCAGGATCCGGCCGACGGCCGCCTCGTGTTCTTGGAGCGGCGGCCACTCGATCTGCCGGTACGACCCGCGCAGCAGCGCCGTGAACAGCAGGACCCGCACCGACGTACGGCAGCGGCGCAGCATGTCCCACAGCGGGGTCTCGGGATGGCGGGCACCCGCACGTCGCAACAGCAGGTCGGTGAGCCGGCCCACCAGGAAGGTGAGCACGATCGCGCCGCCGGTCACGGCGACCAGTCGCAGAAGGCTGTCCATGACTCCTCAGAGGTATCTCGGGAACGGATATGTGCAAAGGGTGCGGAGCGTCCGTCCCGTCAGGCTGGGTACAAGCGCATCACCACATGGCGGGGCACGGCAGCGGAAGACGAGGTGAGAGCGCGGTGCAGACCATCGGACCGGACATCGGCGAGCGCACATCGGGCGTACGGGGGCCGGCCTTCCCCCAGCGCCGGCGGCTCGCCCTGCGCGACGCCCGACGACAGGTCGGGCGCGGGCGCGCGTTCGCCCGTGAGGCTCTGGCGGACTGGGGATGGGACGGCCGGGACACGGCCGAGGACGCGCTCCTCGTCGTGTCCGAGCTCGTCACCAATGCGAGCCTGCACGCCGGCGGCTGCCACGAGCTCCTGCTCCGCTCGGGGGACGCGTTCCGCGTCGAGGTGTACGACGGCCTCGGCGACCTGCGCCGGCTGGTGAGCGCGTCGCGGCGCGGTGGCCCCGGCGACGTGCGCCCCCCGGGTCTCCCGGGCGGGCACGGTCTGCGCCTCGTGCGCAGGCTCGCCGACCGCTGGGGCGCCGAGGTCGTCGGGCAGGGCAAAGTGGTCTGGGCCGAGTTCGACGCGGAACGCCTGCTGACGGGCCGGCCCGGGCGCGCATGAACCGGCCCGGCCGGACCGGCGGGACGCGCCCGGGCCGGGCGTCAGTCGTGCAGCAGCTCTTCGCGCAGGGTGCCCAGCGTGCGGGTGAGCAGGCGGGAGACCTGCATCTGGGAGAGACCGATCTCGGCGCCGATCTCCGCCTGGGTCATCTCCTGTCCGAAGCGCAGCTCGAGGATCTGGGAGCTTCGTTCGTCCAGGTCGGCGAGGAGCGGCGCCAGGGCATGGCGGTCCTCGACGGCCTCCAGCGCGGGGTCGACATCGCCCAGGGTCTCGCCGAGGCTGCGCGCGGTGCGTGCGGCCGTGGGCCCCTGGGTGGCGCCGGTGGCGTTCTCCTGGGGCACGTCGAGGGACTGGGTGGAGTAGCCGTTGGCGGCGACCAGACCCTGGCGGACCTCGTCCTCGCTGAGCCCCAGCCGCTCGGCGAGTTCCGCGGGGGTCGGCGCGTGGTCCGTCTCGGAGGTCAGCTCCTCCGTGGCCTTCGCGAGCTCCAGACGCAGCTCCTGGAGTCGGCGCGGAACGCGCACGGCCCAGGTGGTGTCGCGGAAGTGCCGCTTGATCTCGCCCGTGATGTAGGGCAGGGCGAGCGTGGTGAGCTGCGTGTTGCGCTCGGGGTCGTACCGGTCGATGGCCTTGATCAGGCCGATGATGCCGACCTGGACGATGTCCTCGTTCTCGGGTCCGCCGGGGCGGTCGCGGAACGGACGGGCGGCGAACTGCACCAGGGAGATGTTCATCTCGATGAGCGTGTTGCGCACGTACTGGTACTCGCGGGTGCCCTCGTCGAGGCTCTGCAGCCGGTCGAAGAAGACGCGGGTCAGCTCCCGGGCGTCGCGGGTCGACAGCTCCCGTGGGCAGGGCACGTCGGGCAGCCCGCCGAGCCCGGAGGCGTCTGCGGTGCCGGCGGTGCCACCGGTGGGGGTGGCCGTCGTGGGGTTCGTCGGGGTCATGGCCTCGGCCGTGGCCGTGAAGGTCATCGTCTTCGCTCCTTGGGCACGTGTGCTTGCGGTGCGTCTCGATAGCTCGGGTCGTGCGGAAGTCTGCCTCCGCTTCCCTGCACCATGTCGGGGCCGCGGACAGACGTCAAGTAATACCGGAAAACTGGTTCGGGAATTGCTTTTCGTGAGTTATCCCTCAAGAATGACGGTGTGGAGAGCGAGCACACGGGTCACCGCCGCAACGGCTGGACCTTCCTGACGAACCACGCCCGGGTTCTGATCGCCATCGCGCGAGACCCGGGCATCCGTCTGCGTGACATCGCGCAGGAGTGCGGTCTGACCGAGCGCACCGTGCAGGCGATCGTCACGGACCTGCAGGCGGACGGGTACCTCACCAGGACGCGGGACGGCCGGCGCAACCGGTACGTGGTCGCGCCCGGCGCGCGCTTCCGCCACCCGGCGGAGGCCGGTCACGAGATCGCCGGCCTGCTCGCCTACCTCGCCGGCCCGCTGACCGCGCCCGCGCCGCCCGCCGGTGAGGTGGCGAACGACACGCCCGGCGGCAGCGAGCCCCACGCGACGGTGTAACGGTGTGACGCCCCGGCGGCGGGGTCAGACTCCGCGCGGGCGCGCCCGGAAGTGCGCGCGGACCCCGGGCAGGAACATGGGGACCGCGGCGGCCGCGGCGAGCAGGGCCGGAAGGGCCGCGAGAGCCGGCCCGACGCCGGGAACCGTCCCGCTCATGCTGTAGTCGTTGACCACGAACAGCAGCCCTCCGGCGCCGGCCACACCGAGGACGGTACGGGCCCAGCCGCGGCCCGCCCGCATCTTCACCGCCACGGCCAGCCAGCCGCCCAGCAGCACGGCCAGGATCCCGCCCGACAGCGCGAGCCGGCCGGCGGCGCCCGGTCCCGACACGGCGGTCAGTTCGTCCAGGCCGGTGGGGTCGATCACGAACGCCCCCAGCGCCCAGTCCACGACATGCGCGGCGACGGCGGCGAGCGTGAGCCACCACGCCGCCTCTATCCCCTGCGGGCGCGCGCCCGGCGCATCCCTGCCCGTGGTTCCGGTCATGGCACGTCCCCTCAGCCTGCGGACGCGGCCGCGTCCGTCCGTCTACGCCCTCTCAGAGGAGATGCGGATCCGTCCGGTTCCCTCCGACTCCCCGGCGGGGCCGGGTTGTTCACAACCGTCCCAGGGACGGCCGGCCGAACCGTACGGGGACGCCCGGCGAGTAGAGCACGCTCACGGGCGGCCCGGCCGGGGCGGGCAGGCCCGCCGCGGAGATCAGGTCCTCGTCGCAGTCGAGGAGTTCGGCGCGGTGCAGCGGCCAGCGCGGGTGCGCGTTCGGGAGGTACAACGGCCGCCCGAGGAACTCCGTGTGCATGCCCCAGCGGGCGGTCAGGAAGTGTTCCAGGGCGGTCGGCTCCGCGATGCGCTCACCGACCCGGACGGCGATCCGGCTGTGCGCACCGCGCGGTCCGGGCCAGCGGCGGCGGCCGGCGTACGTGACGGTGTCGCCGTCGTGACGGACCGTCATCCGGGACCAGACGTACGGGATTCGGAACGCGGCCCGTCCGATGGCCACCGGAATCAGCCGGGAGGCGTCCAGCGAGCGGAAGACCACGGCGCGGCGGCCGTGGGCGTCGACCGAGTAGAGGCGGACATTGGTCTCGGGGAAGGATCCCAGGTAGGGGATGCCGGGGAGGCGGAACCAGCCGACCCTGTGCATGCGGAAGGCCACCAGGCCGACGTAGGTGACCCCGTCCAGGGTGTCCGGCACGGTGCCGGCCGGCAGCAGCGGGGCGACGTGGGCGGGGTCGGCGGCCCAGTGCAGGAACGCCAGGTCGAGCCAGGACTGGGTGAGCAGGGGCCGGTCCGCCGTGTGCGGCGGGTCGGCCGATATCGGCTCCGGGACGGCGGCGTGCGGCGGCGTCTGACGCATTCGGCCAGTATCCCCCGCACCCCGCGCGCCGACGGTCGTCCCAGCGGTTCTCGCCCCGTGGTGCGCGGGGCCGGCGAGGCTCCGGGCGCGTAGGTGCAACGAGTACGGGAGTCAGCCGCTCCGGGTCTGCTGCGAGTCGGGCGGTGGTGCGAACAGGGCCCCGACGATCTCGGTGGCAAGGTCGAGCAGCCAGGTGTGGGCGCGGTCGTCGTCGTGGCGCTGGTGCCACAGCAGGTACAGCGGTATGGCGGGCATCCGGAGTGGCAGTGGCAAGGTGATCAGACCGAGTCGGTCCCGGGCCGCGCGGGTGACCGCGTCGGGAAGGGTGACCACCAGGTCGGCGTCGAGGGCCAGTTGCAGCGCGAGGGCAGCGGTGGGCGCGGCGGCGGCGACGCGGCGTTCGTGGCCGCGTTCGGTCAGGGCTTCGTCCATCGGGTCGCGCAGGCGTCCGCGGCGCGAGACGGTGACGTGGTCGGTGGCGGTGTAGCGCGCGACGCTCAGCGGGCCTTCGGTGAGCGGG is drawn from Streptomyces sp. NBC_01232 and contains these coding sequences:
- a CDS encoding PI-PLC domain-containing protein — protein: MSMQLRVRSRALVCLLVLALLGTVTTAAAAPRVAAPSTATTNTADAAARAAATARWGDRRLDEAAFLTTHNAFTNYEDSRWSSVNQSESVRAQLDNGVRGLSLDTHWYERSTWLCIISFGSDCYPSDVYLCHGDCKTFAGATYALPRQTFHGTMQTVVDFLATHPQEVVTVFLEDYVGADQLQQSLSRVRGLQDMVFRPDEWGTRQHGWPKVADLVTSGKRLLIFSDRSDREHLGVMYDRSWTVSNFWSLGDLGNDLTCVSRWGDVPLDRQEPGFRRLFTMSHHRNVPTVLTAALDNGSKLRNRIADQCRPAAGGRDPNFVSVDFHRLSDGSGHTPASIVAELNARP
- a CDS encoding WhiB family transcriptional regulator — encoded protein: MSKVARLPGRAEHLWSWQEDAACRALGTDRFFHPAGERGEDRAAREQEAKEVCALCPVRAQCLNHALRVQEPYGVWGGLTEEERRSLGARAAG
- a CDS encoding mechanosensitive ion channel family protein; the encoded protein is MDSLLRLVAVTGGAIVLTFLVGRLTDLLLRRAGARHPETPLWDMLRRCRTSVRVLLFTALLRGSYRQIEWPPLQEHEAAVGRILTLVLIGASAWCVVLVTSAVVESTYARYALGTRDPSRLRRVRTQVTLIMRIVTAVVVVVAAAAMLLTFPDLRAVGTSLLASAGIIGIVAGVAAQSTLGNLFAGFQIAFGDMVRIGDTVVVAGEWGVVEEVTLTFLAVRTWDERRITMPVSYFTGRPFENWSRGGIQMTGTVFLHCDHTAPVALMREKLKEVLDSCEAWDGRGWDLAVTDTTATTIVVRAIVTAKDPDDLWTARCVVREQLVAWLAEKHPYALPRVSTSTAAEPPTWADRVSKRGPGSDA
- a CDS encoding ATP-binding protein, with translation MQTIGPDIGERTSGVRGPAFPQRRRLALRDARRQVGRGRAFAREALADWGWDGRDTAEDALLVVSELVTNASLHAGGCHELLLRSGDAFRVEVYDGLGDLRRLVSASRRGGPGDVRPPGLPGGHGLRLVRRLADRWGAEVVGQGKVVWAEFDAERLLTGRPGRA
- a CDS encoding SigB/SigF/SigG family RNA polymerase sigma factor, coding for MTFTATAEAMTPTNPTTATPTGGTAGTADASGLGGLPDVPCPRELSTRDARELTRVFFDRLQSLDEGTREYQYVRNTLIEMNISLVQFAARPFRDRPGGPENEDIVQVGIIGLIKAIDRYDPERNTQLTTLALPYITGEIKRHFRDTTWAVRVPRRLQELRLELAKATEELTSETDHAPTPAELAERLGLSEDEVRQGLVAANGYSTQSLDVPQENATGATQGPTAARTARSLGETLGDVDPALEAVEDRHALAPLLADLDERSSQILELRFGQEMTQAEIGAEIGLSQMQVSRLLTRTLGTLREELLHD
- a CDS encoding helix-turn-helix transcriptional regulator, with translation MESEHTGHRRNGWTFLTNHARVLIAIARDPGIRLRDIAQECGLTERTVQAIVTDLQADGYLTRTRDGRRNRYVVAPGARFRHPAEAGHEIAGLLAYLAGPLTAPAPPAGEVANDTPGGSEPHATV
- a CDS encoding YqjF family protein, producing the protein MRQTPPHAAVPEPISADPPHTADRPLLTQSWLDLAFLHWAADPAHVAPLLPAGTVPDTLDGVTYVGLVAFRMHRVGWFRLPGIPYLGSFPETNVRLYSVDAHGRRAVVFRSLDASRLIPVAIGRAAFRIPYVWSRMTVRHDGDTVTYAGRRRWPGPRGAHSRIAVRVGERIAEPTALEHFLTARWGMHTEFLGRPLYLPNAHPRWPLHRAELLDCDEDLISAAGLPAPAGPPVSVLYSPGVPVRFGRPSLGRL